From one Streptomyces chromofuscus genomic stretch:
- the tsaB gene encoding tRNA (adenosine(37)-N6)-threonylcarbamoyltransferase complex dimerization subunit type 1 TsaB, with protein MLLLALDTATPAVTVALHDGTDIIASSSQVDARRHGELLLPAVDRVLTQAGLRLDAVTGIVVGIGPGPYTGLRVGLMTADTFGLALGVPVHGVCTLDGLAYAADMEGPFVVATDARRKEVYWARYDDSRTRVTDPAVDRPADIAEQVAGLPAVGAGALLYPDTFPVAHEPEHVSAAALARLAAERLDKGEELPPARPLYLRRPDAQVPKNYKVVTPK; from the coding sequence GTGCTCTTGCTCGCTCTGGATACCGCCACCCCCGCCGTGACCGTCGCCCTGCACGACGGCACGGACATCATCGCCTCGTCGAGCCAGGTGGACGCCCGCCGGCACGGTGAGCTGCTGCTCCCGGCCGTCGACCGCGTCCTGACCCAGGCAGGGCTGAGGCTCGACGCCGTCACCGGGATCGTCGTAGGGATCGGCCCGGGTCCGTACACCGGGCTGCGCGTCGGGCTGATGACCGCCGACACCTTCGGCCTCGCCCTCGGTGTGCCCGTGCACGGTGTGTGCACGCTGGACGGTCTCGCCTACGCGGCCGACATGGAGGGCCCCTTCGTCGTCGCGACCGACGCCCGGCGCAAGGAGGTCTACTGGGCGCGGTACGACGACTCCCGTACCCGCGTCACCGACCCGGCCGTCGACCGGCCCGCCGACATCGCCGAGCAGGTCGCGGGGCTGCCCGCGGTCGGCGCGGGCGCCTTGCTCTACCCGGACACCTTCCCGGTCGCGCACGAGCCCGAGCACGTGTCCGCCGCCGCGCTCGCCCGGCTGGCCGCCGAGCGGCTGGACAAGGGCGAGGAACTGCCGCCCGCCCGGCCGTTGTACCTGCGCCGCCCGGACGCCCAGGTGCCCAAGAACTACAAGGTGGTCACCCCGAAGTGA
- the rimI gene encoding ribosomal protein S18-alanine N-acetyltransferase, protein MTEPVTPVLREMRWWDIDPVLELERELFPDDAWSRGMFWSELAHARGPGATRRYVVAQGGDRIAGYAGIAAAGDIADVQTIAVARAHWGTGLGGRLLTELLRAATAFECAEVMLECRVDNVRAQKLYERFGFEAIGVRRGYYQPGNVDALVMRLTDPATSVQGTEIRHG, encoded by the coding sequence GTGACCGAGCCCGTGACGCCCGTGCTGCGGGAGATGCGCTGGTGGGACATCGATCCCGTGCTGGAGCTGGAACGGGAGCTGTTCCCGGACGACGCCTGGTCGCGGGGCATGTTCTGGTCCGAGCTCGCCCATGCGCGCGGCCCCGGCGCGACCCGGCGGTACGTCGTCGCCCAGGGCGGCGACCGGATCGCCGGGTACGCCGGGATCGCCGCCGCCGGTGACATCGCCGACGTCCAGACGATCGCCGTCGCCCGCGCCCACTGGGGCACCGGCCTCGGCGGGCGGCTGCTGACCGAACTGCTCCGGGCGGCGACCGCGTTCGAGTGCGCCGAGGTGATGCTCGAGTGCCGCGTCGACAACGTCCGCGCCCAGAAGCTCTACGAGCGCTTCGGCTTCGAGGCCATCGGTGTCCGGCGCGGCTACTACCAGCCCGGCAACGTGGACGCCCTGGTGATGCGCCTGACCGACCCAGCAACCTCTGTACAAGGAACCGAGATCCGACATGGCTGA
- the tsaD gene encoding tRNA (adenosine(37)-N6)-threonylcarbamoyltransferase complex transferase subunit TsaD — MADEPLVLGIETSCDETGVGVVRGTTLLADAVASSVDEHARFGGVVPEVASRAHLEAMIPTIDRALKDAGVSARDLDGIAVTAGPGLAGALLVGVSAAKAYAYALGKPLYGVNHLASHICVDQLEHGALPEPTMALLVSGGHSSLLLSSDITSDVRPLGATIDDAAGEAFDKIARVLNLGFPGGPVIDRYAREGDPEAISFPRGLTGPRDPAYDFSFSGLKTAVARWIEARRAAGEEVPVRDVAASFQEAVVDVLTRKAVRACKDEGVDHLMIGGGVAANSRLRALAEERCEAAGIRLRVPRPKLCTDNGAMVAALGAEMVARNRPASGWDLSADSSLPVTDPHVPGHSHDHVHEVGEENLYS, encoded by the coding sequence ATGGCTGACGAACCCCTGGTCCTGGGGATCGAGACCTCCTGCGACGAGACCGGCGTCGGCGTCGTCCGCGGCACCACCCTGCTGGCGGACGCCGTCGCGTCCAGCGTCGACGAGCACGCCCGCTTCGGCGGGGTGGTGCCGGAGGTCGCGTCCCGTGCGCACCTGGAGGCGATGATCCCCACCATCGACCGGGCGCTGAAGGACGCCGGGGTCAGTGCGCGGGACCTCGACGGCATCGCGGTGACGGCCGGTCCCGGACTGGCGGGCGCGCTGCTGGTGGGCGTGTCGGCGGCGAAGGCGTACGCGTACGCGCTCGGCAAGCCGCTGTACGGCGTCAACCACCTCGCCTCGCACATCTGCGTCGACCAGCTGGAGCACGGGGCGCTGCCCGAGCCGACGATGGCGCTGCTGGTGTCCGGCGGGCACTCGTCGCTGCTTCTCTCCTCCGACATCACCAGCGACGTACGGCCCCTCGGCGCCACCATCGACGACGCGGCCGGCGAGGCCTTCGACAAGATCGCCCGCGTGCTGAACCTGGGCTTTCCCGGCGGTCCGGTCATCGACCGGTACGCGCGCGAGGGCGACCCGGAGGCGATCAGCTTCCCGCGCGGCCTGACCGGGCCGCGGGACCCCGCGTACGACTTCTCCTTCTCCGGTCTGAAGACGGCCGTGGCCCGCTGGATCGAGGCCAGGCGGGCGGCCGGGGAGGAGGTGCCGGTGCGGGACGTGGCGGCGTCCTTCCAGGAGGCGGTCGTGGACGTCCTCACCCGCAAGGCCGTGCGGGCCTGCAAGGACGAGGGCGTCGACCATCTGATGATCGGCGGCGGTGTCGCGGCGAACTCCCGGCTGCGCGCCCTCGCCGAGGAGCGCTGCGAGGCGGCCGGCATCCGGCTGCGGGTGCCCCGGCCCAAGCTGTGCACCGACAACGGGGCGATGGTCGCGGCGCTGGGCGCGGAGATGGTGGCGCGGAACCGGCCGGCGTCCGGCTGGGACCTGTCGGCGGACTCGTCACTGCCGGTGACGGACCCGCACGTGCCCGGGCACTCCCACGACCATGTGCACGAGGTCGGCGAGGAGAACCTGTACTCGTGA